A window from Danio aesculapii chromosome 6, fDanAes4.1, whole genome shotgun sequence encodes these proteins:
- the ghrl gene encoding ghrelin/obestatin prepropeptide: MPLRSRASSMFLLLCVSLSLCLESVSGGTSFLSPTQKPQGRRPPRVGRREAAESEIPVIKEDDRFMMSAPFELSMSLSEAEYEKYGPVLQNLLENLLRDSPFEF, translated from the exons ATGCCTCTGAGGAGCCGTGCCAGCAGCATGTTTCTGCTCTTGTGTGTTTCTCTGTCCTTGTGTTTGGAGTCTGTGAGCGGCGGCACCAGCTTCCTCAGTCCGACTCAGAAACCGCAG GGTCGAAGGCCACCAAGAGTGGGCAGAAGAGAAGCTGCTGAATCAGAGATCCCAGTGATCAAAGAGGACGATCGgttcatg ATGAGCGCTCCATTTGAACTGTCCATGTCTCTGAGCGAAGCTGAATATGAGAAATATGGTCCTGTGCTTCAGAATCTTCTGGAGAATCTTCTTAGAGACTCTCCTTTCG